The genomic DNA GCGCTTATGGCGTTCAACGAGTTGGGACGCACGTCGCTGTGGGCAGGCATCGCGCTGTTCGCGGTTGTTCCCATCGTGCTGACCGTCTTCGTGTGGCCCACCACGGCGGCTCCCGGCAACGAGTACGGCACGGGCACGTGGTTCAACTGGGTGAAGACATATTCGGCACTTGCCGGCTGCTTGGGCTTCATGGCGCTGCGCTTCGTGAAGTGGCGCGGCGCGGACGGCACGACGCACCACCTGTACGAGAAGCGCTGGGCGCTGTGCTTTCCGCCGCTCATCCTGGCCGTCAACATCGCCGAGGCCGTCGTTCGCGACTTCCAGGTGTTCAGCTTCGGCCTGTGGCAAGGCGGCGTGGTCGAGAACCTGTGGACTATGTCGGGTCCCTGGAACATCATGAACGGCATTGCCGGTATCCTCAACATCGTCACCATCTGCGGCTGGTTCGGCATCTTCATCTCGAAGGATTCGTCGAAGGACATGATCTGGCCCGACATGATCTGGGCGTGGATCATCGCCTACGACCTGTGGAACTTCGCCTATACGTACAACTGCATCTCCGACCACTCGGCCTACGCCGGCCTCGCGCTGCTGCTGGCGTGCACTATCCCCACGTTCTTCATCAAGAAGGGCGCCTGGTTGCAGCATCGCGCGCAGACGCTGGCGCTGTGGATCATGTTCGTGATGACCGTTCCGCAGTTCGCCGATGTGCTGGCGCCCATTCCCACCACGCACAACCCTACGGCGTTCTTCGCGGTCAGCTTCCTGGCGCTTGCGTCGAACGTGGCGTTGGCGGCGTACCAGTTCCGTAAGATCCGCAAGCTCAAGTTGAACCCGCTCAAGGACGAGCTGTACGCCGACACGAAGTCGTATCAGGAGCTCGAAGAGGCAAACCGCTAGAGAACCCCGTATAATGGACGCCAAGCGTAATCGTTGCGCGCGGCGTCCATGCGCGCCTGAACGCAGGAGGGCGCGATGCGGCTCGACAAAGAGAATCAGGGAATCCGCCCGCCGGGGCGCGAGCGTTCTGCGGTCGAAAGCAGGAGGCTCGGCGGCCCGGCGGGCGAGATCATGCTGGCGGCGCGCACGTTGTTCGAACGGCGCGGGGTGGGGAAGACCACGGTGAAGGACATCGCCGCCGAGGCGAACGTCACGCGCGAGCTGGTGTACTACTACTTCGAGAACAAGCAAGCCGTCATCGATGCGGTCATCGACGATTATGTGGAGGACCTCGTGGAAAGCGTGCTCGTGTGGAACGAGTCGCGCGTGTTCGGCGACACGGCAGGGTCGCTGCGGTCGTGCATCGCGGCGTTTCGCCGTGCACTGTACGACGCGAACGGGCTTCGGCCCATGATTCGCGTGTTGGAGGAGCTGGGCGTGCGCGACGCCTTCGACGTGCGCGCGGTGCGCGAGACGGTGGATTGCCTGAGCGGTCGGGTGCTGGTCGAATACGCCGAGTACCATCAGGTCGAGATCGAATTCGTATACGAGATGTTCTGCGTGGTGATCTTCGGGCTGGTAGGCCTCGTGAAGATCGACCCCGACATCAGCGACGAGGCTCTCATGAAGGTGGTGGAGCAGACGCTGCACCTCGACATGGAGCCGCTTGCGCTGGATGTCTCGGCCAAGCGGCAGGACAGCGCATCGGTTTAGGCACCTCCCCTGTTCTTTTAGATGACGCCAAAATCGTGTATTCATCTGCGACTACGTTCAGCGCGTGGAGATCGCGTGACCGTTACCCGGTCGTGCTATAGTTGTTGCGAATTCGTTGTTCGCTGCGGTGCCGAATCGTCAAAATACGAGCATGAGAGTCAAGCATGAGGCATACGCGGCGGATTCGAGGAGGTTTTGCATGACTGATTTCACGCGCGGCCTCGATCGCCGCACGTTTATATTTGGCGCGGCTGCCCTGGGTGCGGCCACGCTGTTGCGGCCGACGCTCGCTTTTGCCGAGCCCACGTCCGCAGACAAGTTCGCCGAGGCCGATTCCGTTCGCGCTCGCATCAACGAGATGCAGGAGCAGCTGACCATCGCCGGTGAGAACTATTACAAAGCGCTCGACGAGCACGAAGCGGCCGTCCAAGCCGTTGCCGACGCCCAGGCGCGCATCGACGAAGCGAACGCCCAGATCGCCGAGTTGCAGGACAAGCTGAGCAAGCGGGCGC from Eggerthella lenta DSM 2243 includes the following:
- a CDS encoding TetR/AcrR family transcriptional regulator, whose protein sequence is MRLDKENQGIRPPGRERSAVESRRLGGPAGEIMLAARTLFERRGVGKTTVKDIAAEANVTRELVYYYFENKQAVIDAVIDDYVEDLVESVLVWNESRVFGDTAGSLRSCIAAFRRALYDANGLRPMIRVLEELGVRDAFDVRAVRETVDCLSGRVLVEYAEYHQVEIEFVYEMFCVVIFGLVGLVKIDPDISDEALMKVVEQTLHLDMEPLALDVSAKRQDSASV
- a CDS encoding DUF5692 family protein — protein: MGILYQAADPLYWVIWLFILFALMAFNELGRTSLWAGIALFAVVPIVLTVFVWPTTAAPGNEYGTGTWFNWVKTYSALAGCLGFMALRFVKWRGADGTTHHLYEKRWALCFPPLILAVNIAEAVVRDFQVFSFGLWQGGVVENLWTMSGPWNIMNGIAGILNIVTICGWFGIFISKDSSKDMIWPDMIWAWIIAYDLWNFAYTYNCISDHSAYAGLALLLACTIPTFFIKKGAWLQHRAQTLALWIMFVMTVPQFADVLAPIPTTHNPTAFFAVSFLALASNVALAAYQFRKIRKLKLNPLKDELYADTKSYQELEEANR